A stretch of the Glycine soja cultivar W05 chromosome 13, ASM419377v2, whole genome shotgun sequence genome encodes the following:
- the LOC114382591 gene encoding uncharacterized protein LOC114382591, whose translation MSSIASSHQSFLTNALIPLTHNPKFRTTVTFPSSLKTVSCSSPQHEQQQSPRKKNENKLAKLAIVALAAGVLTLGSVHDASAAKTGGRIGGQAFKSAAPRSSPRINNSRTNIYINPRVAPPLVGGYGYGYGVPFYGGWGWSPFSFFAPGPSVAVGVGGGFDTILLFMFLGAAAAVVRRFFGSRNEDDDY comes from the exons ATGTCTAGCATCGCTTCCTCACACCAAAGCTTCCTCACCAACGCCCTTATTCCACTAACGCACAACCCAAAGTTCAGGACCACTGTTACTTTCCCTTCTTCACTCAAAACTGTCTCTTGCAGTTCCCCACAACATGAACAGCAACAATCTCCAAG GAAGAAGAATGAGAACAAGTTAGCAAAGTTGGCAATAGTTGCACTTGCTGCTGGTGTGTTAACACTTGGGTCAGTTCATGATGCATCAGCCGCCAAGACTGGTGGTAGAATCGGGGGCCAGGCCTTCAAGTCAGCAGCTCCGCGCTCCTCACCAAGAATCAACAATTCCAG AACCAATATCTATATTAATCCTCGAGTGGCACCTCCGCTAGTTGGTGGCTATGGCTATGGTTATGGTGTGCCATTTTACGGTGGCTGGGGATGGTCTCCATTTTCATTCTTTGCACCAGGTCCCAGTGTAGCTGTAGGCGTTGGAGGTGGATTTGACACTATTCTTCTGTTTATGTTTCTTGGTGCTGCCGCTGCAGTTGTGAGGAGATTCTTTGGGTCAAGAAATGAAGATGATGACTACTAG